A window of Felis catus isolate Fca126 chromosome A3, F.catus_Fca126_mat1.0, whole genome shotgun sequence genomic DNA:
ACTTTGCTCTGAAGAGAGCAGAACATCAGGACTCTGCTCAGAAAGAAGGACCATCAggagggtgtggggaagggggcatATCCAGGATGGAaggcgggggatggggggcaggttCTCCCCTATGTGAGCCTCTTGCACAGGACGGGAGGCAATGCATTGCAGTTCATGCAGAAGCTGTAgggaaatattcattcattcatttattcattcttgtatGAATTCcccaaatacttattgagcaccttctatgaGGCAGGCCCTCTATGGGCCTACATTCATGGTGCACATCAGAAATGAGATGCCTGCTCTTACACTCCATCTCCTCTGTCTGAGGTTCTGAACTCCACCCTACCCACATTCATCTTTGCCAGTAGCTAGAGCCTCCCAGTCCCTCAATGGGCTCCATTGGTAGATTTTAGCAATACTTTCTTTATTCACTCCAAAAATCAGTCCCATGAAAACTGACCTCTATAATAGTATATGGGAGCACTCTTTGGAGTTTGGGGCTCAAAACTTTGACTTTAATCCCAACTCCCCACCTCAAACCCTCACCCAGGATTCCAAGGGACTTCATTTAAAAGCCTCCAAACCCAGGGCACTCCTGGATGCGTGAGAGCTGGAAGCCTCTGAGATTTCCAACAGACCTTTGGAGAAAACAAGAGTATTTCCAGCCTTTTCTTGAGGCTAGATGCCCCTGGGAGGCACAGTGTGAAACAGTGGACTTACCCTGGACTCCTCTTGCCAGCCCACGATGGTGACCATGACCTCTCTCCTTATGTACTAAGACCTGCCCCCAACTCACCTGTTACCGGCTCCGCCACCTGCAGATGTAGGTGACTATGAAACTCATCGCCAGCAGCACCTTGAAGCCCAGAAGGAATGCCACAAAGATGAGGACAGGTATCTCGGGACCTAAGTACCAATGGGCAGAAGGGCACGGCAAAGGGGACACTGTGAGTTTAAATACCTCACTCCACTCAGGAGACAAAGGTGACCCAGTTGCTCAGAGCAGTGGAGGTGGGCTTACCTGAGCTTCCGATGGACTTGTATGTGCCGTGTGCTTCCGCAGACAGTATGAGGCTGGCCTGGATGGGAGGTTGGGCCTCGTGCTGCACCTTACAGGTGAGCACCTGTTCGGACCCCGGCCCTGACACGTTCACCAAATGCAAGCTTTCCAGGGTGTAGGTCCCATCGCTATTCTGCTTGGATGTGCGTTGCTCAGCTCCCTCGATCGTATGGCAGTTCTCTGTCCAGGTGAGATGCACACTCTGTGGATAGAATCTCTGCACGCGGCAGGTGACAGCCACCAAGTCCGAGGAGCGTGAAGACTGGGACACTGTCACTGTAGGGGGAACTGACACAGCCCAGAGAAAGCAGACAATCACTAGAGGAAGGCCATTGTGGGAGCGTGGGAGCTGCCTGAAGATGGGTCATCTGCCCAGGGTCTGCCCCAGAGGAGGATCCAGATACTTGTGAACAGATTCCTGCATAGGTAAATGCATGGCTGAATGAGAGTGTGCTTTGAGTGAATGCATGCTTGATGCATGGTTGGATGGAGGAATGcatggatgaaagaatgaatgggcttgATGAAAGCCTCCaaaacttgctctctctctcttttttttttccactttggccATGAAAGATGCAAAGATGAACATTAAATGCCATTTAAGAACCTACAAGTCAGTTGACTTCACTCCATGACTtgataattctaacattttaAGATTCACAGACTCTACATCTTTGTGACTCCAAGATACTGAGATTTTACATAGGAAGGAACTAGGATTTGGAGAGGTTCCCCGTGGTGAGATTCCATCCAAATCCAGAGGATTATATGGAGTGTCTATGGCTTATGTTTGGAGTCAGGAAGCGGGCCAAAATAGATACAATGCATATTCTTGAGTTCAGGTTTGTCCCTAAACCTCAGAAAGGCCAGACAGACTTGTAGGCTCAGTTTAACAACTTTTTGGATCATTCTGTGCACACATGTAGTTGCGTTTAACCTATTGACTATCTTTTGAGTTTGGATTTTTTCTGGCCCTGTGTTCATGTTGGTAGTTGGGTCATCACAAAGGGCATGGTCTGTCACATGGCTTCATTCAAGAGTGGGCACAGGGCCCAGACTGACAGAAGAGCCATGTATAGAATCCCAGCCTACAGGGTTGTTTGTGGATGAAGGGGCACAGTATCCAGTGTGTTATGATGATTTGGTACATGtttcagattttgaaaaatgtagtttTACAAACCAAAGGGATGGAGGTTGTCAGACTGTACTCACCATTCACAGACACATAGATGCCTGAACTAGACGCATACCCCACATCAGGATGCCCTCTTATCAACTTCACACAGTAATAGGTGCCCATATTCTTGGGCAACAATCACTGATGCAGATGGAATAGTCTGTTTGGTTGACCTCTGTGTTTCCACTTGGTTTACTAGGGGAAGTGCCTTCCATTGAAACTGTAGGCCCGTTCTCCCTGGACCACAAGACAGGCCCTGCTGGGGAGTGAGCAGACACGTTGCAGGCCAGTGTAACGATGTCTCCAGCTCTGACTGGCAATGAGCTCTTCAGCCTGGTTCATCTGGAACTCTTTACCTGAATTTCCTGGAAAGAAACTCTGCAGCGTTTCTCATGTTCTTTGTCTTGGTCCAAGATGTTCTGAGGGACTGGTTCTAGGTCAAGGTGGGGTCTCATTACATACTCTTTTAGCAACATGTACTGGCACAGAAGGATGACAATTACAAATTGGGTTGCCATACAGGATGAGGGGAAGAGGACCAGTGTACAGAACGGGGTGGGTACCTTTCTTCTGCATCGTAATATGAGGATGGGCTGCAGCATGGTAGACACTATAATAAACAAGGGAACTTGCCgaataacaaatgaccacaagcTTAATGATCTAAGAAAACACATACTATTTCATAGTTCGTGTGAAGCAGGATTTCAGACCCAGCTCTATCGTGCACAGAGGGAAGTTGATGTGAGTCACAGGGAGAATGGCATGTACAAGTCTGAGGACCATCTGAGGCTATGAGAGGCTTGGAAAGAGGCCTGGAACAAACTGTCCTTAATACAGTTTGtagcaactttatttataattgccaagcTTGAAAGCAGCCAGGATGACCTTCAGTAgttgaatggataaggaaattgtggtacATTCAGACAGTGGGATCTCATCCAGTGCTAGAAGAAAGGAGCTGTCAAGCTCTGAAAAGGTatggaagaaccttaaatgcTCATTATTAATTGAAAGGAAAAGCCTGCACACTACGTGATTCCAagtatatgacattttggaaaaggcaaaactatggacaGAGTAAATACATCAGTGATTGTCAGAGGTTAGGGTGGGAAGAGGAAATAGAACACAGAGGATTTCTAGGGCATCAAGGTATAATACTGTATGCTCTGTATAAGATATAAAGGAGGATAACGCTATACATTAGTCCAAACCTATAGACTatacaataccaagagtgaaccgTATTgaaaactatggactttggatgtTAATGAAATATCAGTGCAGGTTCATTGTTTGTAATATATGTACCACTCTGGTGAAGGATATTGATAATAGGAGAGGCTGTGATGTGTGGGGTCAGGGAGCAGTATGAGAAATCAGCTGTACCTTCTGCTCCATTCTggtgtgaacctaaaactgctttaaaatatgGTATCTAttccatatggtttcactcttatgtggatcctgagaaacttaacaggagaccatgggggatgggaaggaaaaaaaaaaaaaaaagaggttacagtgggagagagccaaagcataagagactgttaaaaactgagaacaaactgagggttgatggggggtgggagggaggagagggtgggtgatgggtattgaagagggcaccttttgggatgagcactgggtgttgtatggaaaccaatttgacaataaatttcatatataaaaaaataataaaataaaataaaattgaaaaaaataaaataaaatatggtatctATTTATAAGTAAAAGTCATTTCCATATCAAAGatcatctagattttcttctatgatagcttctaagtattttataattttgtgttttccattatatttataaagGCTGTTACatctgtgtctagattcagtTTTTTTGCATATGGACGCCCAGATGTCCAACTGTCCCAGCAACATCTGTTGAAAAGGCTACTTTTGCTCCTTTCCCAATGATCATTTTGCTGTATTTATGTGGGTGTTACTTCTGGGCTTTCCATTCTATTACATGGATCTGTGTGACTATTATCTCACCAATGCAGTGTTTCAATAACTGGAGATTTCTAGTAAGTCTTGTAATCAAGTGGTGTCAGTCTTCTGACTTTGCTCTTCTCTAGCATTGTGTGGCTATTCCGGATCTTTAATGCCTCCATGTAAACTTTAGAATCCGTTTGTCAATACTCATAAGATagttttctggtatttttatCTGGATTGCAGTTAATTCATAGATGAAATCGTGAAGAACTTGCATTCTAACAATATGGGtctttctatccatgaacatggcatgtgtcttatttagttattttttggtTGCTTAGagtgaggtgttttgttttgttttgtttttaatgttggcttcatccccagcacagagcccagttcagtcttgaactcacaaccctgaggtcaagacaagatctgagatcaagagtgtaaaatttaaccaactgagccacctaggcacttcTGAGAGCTGTAGGGTTTTTTGCAGATGTTTTAAATCAAGTTGAGGAAATTCCCTcctatttctagtttgctgagagttttcaTCACTAATGGGTGTTGGATTTGTCAAATACTTTGCATCAATTGTTATCATCAtgcaatttttcttcttcagcctgTTGTTGTGATGGGTTAGaatgattgattttcaaatgttggaaCAGCTTTGTATGCCCAAGATAAATCCTACTTAGTCACATATACATAGCTTTACACCTTGTGAAATTCTGTTTGCTGACACTCGGTTGAGAATTCTTGCATTTagattcatgagagatattggttgGTAGTTTTCTTTATGTACAGTCTATGAGGTTTTGCTATTGAAATAATAATGGCCTCATCAAATGAGTACGGaaatgtttcctcctctgttttctggAGACGACTGTATAAAATTggtattaattcatttttaaaagtttgctaaCTGGGCCTGAGTGTCTCAGACATGTTACTCATTCCTAAAACATCCAAACTTTAttcctccttccttctactaagATAATGGTCTTGGTTTCCTCTTTCATCTGATCTAACCCCCTGCAGCCATCTGCTCTATCAGAACTCAAGTCCTCTGCCCAGATAGATCAATGGCCTTAGGGAAGAGACTTCACATGCTTGCTTAGCAAGCAAAGGCAGAACTACTCAGTGTTGCGGAACCTGCGGGGTTCAGCTCCCGTCACTTACCTAGTGAGACCTAGTGACCACTTCCAGTTAACGTTCCCTGAGTACACAGACCTCTGCCAACTTGTAACAGTGATTCTCTTCAGATGAAGCATTTGTGGATCCTTTCCTTGCTTCATAATTTCATGTTTTCCAACATGTTTTTGTCCATTGAGAGGTGGCGTCTGTGTAGTGGTAATAAGTGTAAAACTCAGGTTTTACACTTCCAAtatggttcactcttggtattgtatCCTAGGGGTTAAGGGATGAGAGCTC
This region includes:
- the LOC109498497 gene encoding signal-regulatory protein beta-1-like, coding for MLPFSAIPAADSAAGFTVPPTVTVSQSSRSSDLVAVTCRVQRFYPQSVHLTWTENCHTIEGAEQRTSKQNSDGTYTLESLHLVNVSGPGSEQVLTCKVQHEAQPPIQASLILSAEAHGTYKSIGSSGPEIPVLIFVAFLLGFKVLLAMSFIVTYICRWRSR